The following are encoded in a window of Lentimicrobiaceae bacterium genomic DNA:
- the nadD gene encoding nicotinate (nicotinamide) nucleotide adenylyltransferase — protein MGKEKKNIGLLFGSFNPIHLGHMIIAEFMVNNTDLDETWFVVSPHNPLKKKETLLADIHRLAMVRIAVENDSRFRVCDIEFKMPKPSYTIHTLTYLSEKYPDYQFTLIAGTDILPTFNKWKNYEKILDNYHIYIYPRPGKQSRQFLDNTNVQLIKAPMIEISSSNIRQYIREGKKPVYMLLPKVWQYIQEMHFYKK, from the coding sequence ATGGGTAAAGAAAAAAAAAATATAGGTCTTCTTTTTGGCAGCTTCAATCCTATTCACCTGGGGCACATGATTATTGCTGAATTTATGGTGAATAATACTGATTTGGATGAGACATGGTTTGTCGTTTCGCCTCATAACCCTTTGAAAAAGAAAGAAACATTGCTGGCTGATATACATCGCCTTGCGATGGTTCGCATTGCGGTAGAAAATGATTCCCGTTTTCGTGTTTGTGATATCGAGTTTAAAATGCCAAAACCTTCATATACCATTCACACATTGACATATCTAAGCGAAAAGTATCCTGATTATCAGTTTACGCTGATTGCCGGTACAGATATTCTTCCTACTTTTAATAAATGGAAAAATTATGAAAAAATATTAGATAATTATCATATTTATATTTATCCCCGTCCAGGAAAGCAAAGCCGTCAATTTTTAGATAATACTAATGTTCAATTAATAAAAGCCCCAATGATAGAAATATCTTCCAGTAATATACGACAGTACATTCGTGAAGGAAAAAAACCAGTATATATGTTACTTCCTAAAGTATGGCAATATATACAGGAAATGCACTTTTATAAGAAATAA